A portion of the Enterobacter sp. SA187 genome contains these proteins:
- the fhuA gene encoding ferrichrome porin FhuA, producing the protein MARPETALPVNSSLRKIAVVVATAISGMSFYAHAAEDTITVTTSAAPQESAWGPAATIAAKHTATATKTDTPIEKTPQSISVVTREEMDLKQPGTVKDALSYTPGVFATRGSSTTFDVVSIRGFTTSTTVNTNQYLDGMKLQGDNYSEASIDPYFLERVELLRGPVSVLYGKSHPGGVVSMVTKRPTTEPLKEVQFKMGTHNLWQTGFDFSDAIDDNGEFSYRLTGLGRSQNAQQENIKSTRYAVAPAFSWRPDDKTDFTLLSNFQSDPDAGYYGWLPREGTVVPYYDAAGNAHKLPTDFNEGEKDNRLSRRQQLIGYSFAHGFDDTFTVRQNLRYTRVHTLYTSTYGNGYQAPAQINRAFVRSDEDLNSFTVDTQLQSDFATGAVDHTLLTGVDYLRMRNDIDADYGTANPISMTNPQYGNANVNINFPYAVINRQEQTGLYVQDQAEWNKWILTLGGRYDFAKTSTFTRSSGTLAEINDEQFTWRGGLNYVFDNGIAPYISYSESFEPISGSTQGGKPFDPSRGKQYEAGVKYVPKDLPVTVTAAVYQLTKDKNLTADPANTAFSVQGGEIRSRGFELEAKAAATQNIDITASYTFTDAEYTHDTLFEGKRPAEIPRNMASLWADYTFHETALSGLTVGAGARYVGNTTSFYGSGPKTNQTFNVASYTVADAMVKYDLARFGLPGSSIGVNVNNLFDREYVSSCYRDHACYWGAERQIVGTATFRF; encoded by the coding sequence ATGGCGCGTCCTGAAACGGCTCTGCCGGTCAATTCTTCACTGCGTAAAATCGCAGTCGTGGTCGCTACCGCAATCAGCGGCATGTCTTTTTATGCCCATGCAGCTGAAGACACTATTACTGTCACCACCTCCGCCGCCCCGCAGGAAAGCGCGTGGGGCCCGGCGGCGACAATTGCTGCCAAACACACGGCAACAGCAACCAAAACCGATACGCCGATTGAAAAGACGCCGCAGTCGATTTCGGTGGTAACGCGTGAAGAGATGGATCTTAAACAACCCGGCACGGTAAAAGACGCGCTGAGCTATACGCCGGGCGTATTCGCCACGCGCGGCAGCTCCACCACTTTTGATGTGGTGTCTATCCGTGGTTTCACCACTTCCACGACGGTGAACACCAACCAGTATCTCGACGGCATGAAGCTGCAGGGTGATAACTACTCTGAAGCGTCCATCGATCCCTATTTCCTTGAGCGTGTGGAATTGCTGCGCGGCCCGGTTTCTGTGCTGTACGGCAAAAGCCATCCGGGCGGCGTGGTCAGTATGGTGACTAAACGCCCGACGACGGAACCGCTGAAAGAAGTGCAGTTCAAAATGGGCACCCACAACCTGTGGCAGACGGGATTTGATTTCAGCGATGCCATTGATGATAACGGCGAATTCTCTTACCGCTTAACCGGTCTGGGCCGTAGCCAGAACGCGCAGCAGGAGAATATTAAATCCACACGTTATGCCGTTGCGCCTGCCTTCAGCTGGCGTCCGGATGACAAAACCGACTTCACCTTGCTGAGCAATTTCCAGAGCGATCCGGATGCAGGCTACTATGGCTGGTTGCCGCGTGAAGGGACGGTGGTGCCGTATTACGATGCCGCCGGTAACGCGCACAAGCTGCCGACCGACTTCAACGAAGGTGAGAAAGATAACCGCCTGTCCCGTCGTCAGCAGCTGATTGGCTACAGTTTTGCCCATGGCTTTGACGATACCTTCACGGTGCGTCAGAACCTGCGTTACACCCGTGTCCATACGCTTTATACCTCGACATACGGCAACGGCTATCAGGCACCGGCGCAAATCAATCGCGCCTTTGTGCGCTCCGATGAAGATCTGAACTCCTTCACCGTGGATACGCAGCTGCAGTCTGATTTCGCCACCGGCGCGGTTGATCATACTCTGCTGACCGGTGTCGATTACCTGCGGATGCGTAACGATATTGATGCGGATTATGGCACCGCCAATCCGATCAGCATGACCAACCCGCAGTACGGCAATGCGAACGTCAATATCAACTTCCCGTATGCGGTGATCAACCGTCAGGAACAGACGGGCCTGTACGTGCAGGATCAGGCGGAATGGAACAAATGGATCCTGACCTTAGGCGGTCGCTACGACTTTGCGAAGACCTCCACCTTTACCCGCTCTTCCGGTACGCTGGCTGAAATCAACGATGAGCAGTTCACCTGGCGTGGTGGCCTGAACTATGTGTTTGATAACGGCATTGCGCCTTACATCAGCTACAGCGAATCCTTCGAGCCGATTTCCGGTTCGACCCAGGGCGGTAAACCATTCGATCCGTCCCGCGGCAAGCAGTATGAAGCGGGCGTGAAATACGTGCCTAAAGATCTGCCGGTGACGGTGACGGCGGCGGTTTATCAGCTGACCAAGGACAAAAACCTGACGGCGGATCCGGCAAATACCGCCTTCAGCGTGCAGGGCGGCGAGATCCGCTCGCGTGGTTTCGAGTTAGAAGCGAAAGCCGCAGCGACGCAAAATATCGATATCACGGCGTCCTACACCTTTACCGATGCGGAATACACCCACGACACCCTGTTTGAAGGCAAACGTCCGGCGGAAATCCCACGCAACATGGCTTCGCTGTGGGCAGACTACACCTTCCATGAAACGGCGCTCAGCGGCCTGACCGTTGGCGCAGGCGCGCGTTATGTTGGCAACACCACCAGTTTCTACGGCAGCGGTCCGAAGACAAACCAGACCTTTAACGTAGCGAGCTACACGGTGGCTGATGCGATGGTGAAATACGATCTGGCGCGCTTTGGCCTGCCGGGGTCGTCCATTGGCGTGAACGTCAACAACCTGTTTGACCGCGAATACGTCTCCAGCTGCTACCGCGATCACGCCTGTTACTGGGGCGCGGAACGCCAGATTGTCGGTACCGCAACCTTCCGCTTCTAA
- the fhuC gene encoding Fe3+-hydroxamate ABC transporter ATP-binding protein FhuC: MQENNSHPDTTFRLTDVAFRVPGRTLLHPLSLTFPVGKVTGLIGHNGSGKSTLLKMLGRHQPPSDGDILLDGQPLDSWNSKAFARKVAYLPQQLPQAEGMTVRELVAIGRYPWHGALGRFGVADREKVDEAIALVGLKPLAHRLVDSLSGGERQRAWIAMLVAQDSRCLLLDEPTSALDIAHQVDVLALVHRLSQQRGLTVIAVLHDINMAARYCDFLVALRGGEKIAEGTPESLMRADTLEKIYGIPMGILPHPTGAAPVSFVL, translated from the coding sequence ATGCAGGAAAACAACTCCCATCCCGATACCACGTTTCGTCTTACCGATGTCGCCTTCCGGGTGCCTGGCCGCACGCTGCTGCACCCGCTGTCGTTAACCTTCCCGGTGGGCAAAGTGACCGGTCTTATTGGTCATAACGGTTCCGGTAAATCCACCCTGCTGAAAATGCTTGGCCGCCACCAGCCGCCGTCGGACGGCGATATTTTGCTGGACGGACAACCGCTGGACAGCTGGAACAGCAAAGCCTTTGCCCGCAAAGTGGCCTATCTGCCGCAGCAGTTGCCGCAGGCGGAAGGCATGACGGTGCGCGAACTGGTGGCGATAGGGCGTTATCCCTGGCATGGCGCGCTGGGGCGTTTTGGTGTCGCCGACAGGGAAAAAGTCGACGAAGCCATTGCGCTGGTGGGATTAAAACCGCTGGCGCACCGTCTGGTGGACAGCCTCTCCGGCGGCGAGCGTCAGCGGGCGTGGATCGCCATGCTGGTAGCGCAGGACAGCCGCTGCCTGCTGCTCGACGAACCGACCTCGGCGCTCGACATCGCCCATCAGGTGGATGTGCTGGCGCTGGTACACCGCCTCAGCCAGCAGCGCGGCCTGACGGTGATCGCCGTGCTGCACGATATTAATATGGCGGCGCGTTACTGCGATTTTCTGGTGGCGCTGCGCGGCGGGGAGAAGATCGCCGAAGGCACGCCGGAATCGCTGATGCGCGCCGATACGCTGGAAAAAATCTACGGTATCCCGATGGGCATTCTGCCTCACCCGACAGGGGCTGCACCGGTGAGCTTTGTTCTCTGA
- the fhuD gene encoding Fe(3+)-hydroxamate ABC transporter substrate-binding protein FhuD, translating to MTDVNLFSRRRLLTAMALSPLLLKMGSARAAAVDPHRIVALEWLPVELLLALGITPYGVADVPNYNLWVNEPALPDSVIDIGLRTEPNLELLTQMKPSYMVWSAGYGPSADVLARIAPGRGFTFSDGKKPLTMARQSLQEMAQLIGREPAARAHLNEFDAFIDSMKPRFAKRGDRPLLMVTLLDARHMLVFCPNCLFQEPLDAFGIPNAWQGETTFWGSTAVGIDRLGEFKDVDVLCFDHGNERDMQALMATPLWQSMPFVRAGRFYRAPAVWFYGATLSAMHFVRVLDKVMGGQA from the coding sequence ATGACTGACGTAAACCTCTTTAGCCGTCGCCGCCTGCTGACGGCGATGGCCCTGTCGCCGCTGCTGCTGAAAATGGGCAGCGCCCGCGCGGCGGCTGTCGATCCGCATCGCATCGTCGCCCTGGAATGGCTGCCGGTGGAACTGCTGCTGGCGCTCGGCATCACCCCCTATGGCGTTGCCGATGTGCCCAACTACAACCTATGGGTCAACGAACCGGCGCTGCCCGACTCGGTGATCGACATTGGCCTGCGCACCGAGCCGAATCTCGAACTGCTCACCCAGATGAAACCCTCGTATATGGTCTGGTCTGCCGGCTATGGCCCGTCGGCGGATGTGCTGGCGCGTATCGCCCCTGGCCGTGGATTCACCTTCAGCGACGGCAAAAAGCCGCTCACCATGGCGCGTCAGTCGCTCCAGGAAATGGCGCAGCTGATTGGCCGGGAGCCAGCCGCGCGGGCGCATCTCAATGAATTCGATGCTTTTATCGATTCGATGAAACCGCGCTTTGCGAAGCGTGGCGACAGGCCATTACTGATGGTCACGCTGCTGGATGCGCGCCATATGCTGGTGTTCTGCCCGAACTGCCTGTTCCAGGAGCCGCTTGACGCCTTTGGTATTCCTAATGCCTGGCAGGGGGAAACCACCTTCTGGGGCAGTACGGCGGTGGGTATCGACCGGCTGGGCGAATTTAAAGATGTGGATGTGCTCTGTTTCGATCACGGTAACGAGCGGGATATGCAGGCGCTGATGGCGACCCCGCTATGGCAGTCGATGCCTTTTGTGCGCGCCGGACGCTTTTATCGTGCGCCTGCGGTGTGGTTCTACGGCGCCACCCTGTCGGCAATGCACTTTGTCCGCGTGCTGGATAAGGTGATGGGAGGCCAGGCATGA
- the fhuB gene encoding Fe(3+)-hydroxamate ABC transporter permease FhuB: MSRRIAPFPAALLAVLFIVGLGLTWNNLNVALPRAQWQQGVWQPDSNSIEQMLFHYSLLPRLAISLLVGAGLGLVGVLFQQVLRNPLAEPTTLGVATGAQLGITITTLWAMPGVMTSQFAALAGACMVGALVFGVAWGKRLSPVTLILAGLVVSLYCGAINQLLVLFHHDQLQSMFLWSTGTLTQTDWSVVQRLWPQLLGGALLTLLLLRPLTLMGLDDGVARNLGLALSLARLGALMLAIVLSALLVNAVGIIGFIGLFAPLLAKMLGARRLLSRLLLAPLIGALILWLSDQIVIWLMRVWMEISTGSVTALVGAPLLLWLLPRLKSMNAPSMEGGDRVFTERQHVPWFALAGLIVLLLGMAAALSLGRDAEGWHWASGSLLNELMQWRAPRILAALTAGVMLAVAGCIIQRLTGNPMASPEVLGISSGAAFGVVVMLFFVPGNAFGWLLPAGSLGAAVTLMIIMLAAGRGGFSPHRMLLAGMALSTAFTMLLMMLQASGDPRMAQILTWISGSTYSATATQVMWAMAATVVLLAIAPLCRRWLTILPLGGETARAVGVALTPSRVGLLLLASCLTAAATMTIGPLSFVGLMAPHIARMMGFRRTMPHMVMSALTGGLLLVFADWCGRMIMFPYQIPAGLLSTFIGAPYFIYLLRKQSR; this comes from the coding sequence ATGAGCCGTCGTATCGCGCCTTTCCCGGCGGCGCTGCTTGCCGTGCTGTTTATCGTCGGCCTTGGCCTGACGTGGAATAACCTCAACGTGGCGCTGCCCCGTGCGCAGTGGCAGCAGGGTGTCTGGCAACCGGATAGTAATTCCATTGAGCAGATGCTGTTCCATTACAGCCTGCTGCCGCGGCTGGCGATTTCATTGCTGGTGGGCGCAGGACTGGGACTGGTGGGCGTACTGTTCCAGCAGGTGCTGCGTAATCCGCTGGCGGAGCCGACGACGCTGGGCGTCGCTACCGGCGCGCAGTTGGGGATCACCATCACCACGCTGTGGGCGATGCCGGGGGTGATGACCTCGCAGTTTGCCGCGCTGGCCGGGGCCTGCATGGTGGGCGCGCTGGTATTTGGCGTCGCCTGGGGAAAACGCCTCTCGCCGGTGACGCTGATCCTCGCCGGGCTGGTGGTCAGTCTGTATTGCGGGGCGATCAATCAGCTGCTGGTGCTTTTTCACCACGACCAGCTGCAAAGCATGTTCCTGTGGAGCACCGGCACGCTGACGCAGACCGACTGGAGCGTCGTGCAACGCCTGTGGCCGCAGTTGCTTGGCGGCGCGCTGCTCACGCTGCTGCTGCTGCGTCCGCTGACGCTGATGGGGCTGGATGACGGCGTGGCGCGTAACCTGGGCCTGGCGCTGTCGCTGGCCAGACTTGGCGCGCTGATGCTGGCGATTGTGCTCAGCGCGCTGCTGGTGAACGCGGTGGGTATCATCGGTTTTATCGGCCTGTTCGCGCCGCTGCTGGCAAAAATGCTCGGCGCGCGGCGGCTGCTGTCGCGGCTGCTGCTAGCCCCGCTGATTGGCGCGCTGATCCTCTGGCTCTCTGATCAAATCGTGATCTGGCTGATGCGGGTGTGGATGGAAATCTCCACCGGATCGGTGACGGCGCTGGTGGGTGCGCCGCTGCTGCTGTGGCTGCTGCCGCGTCTTAAGAGTATGAACGCGCCCTCAATGGAAGGGGGCGATCGCGTGTTTACTGAGCGTCAGCATGTGCCCTGGTTTGCGCTGGCGGGCCTCATCGTGCTGCTGCTCGGTATGGCGGCAGCGCTGTCGCTGGGGCGGGATGCAGAAGGGTGGCACTGGGCGAGCGGTTCGCTGCTCAATGAACTGATGCAGTGGCGCGCGCCGCGAATTCTGGCGGCGCTGACGGCGGGCGTGATGCTGGCGGTGGCGGGCTGCATTATCCAGCGCCTGACGGGTAACCCGATGGCCAGCCCCGAAGTGCTGGGCATCAGCTCCGGCGCGGCCTTCGGCGTGGTGGTGATGCTGTTCTTTGTGCCGGGCAACGCCTTTGGCTGGCTGCTGCCGGCGGGCAGTCTGGGGGCGGCAGTGACGCTTATGATCATTATGCTGGCCGCCGGGCGCGGGGGATTCTCGCCGCACCGGATGCTGCTGGCGGGGATGGCGCTCAGTACCGCCTTTACCATGCTGCTGATGATGTTGCAGGCGAGCGGCGATCCGCGTATGGCGCAGATCCTGACGTGGATCTCCGGCTCGACCTACAGCGCCACCGCCACGCAGGTGATGTGGGCGATGGCAGCGACCGTTGTACTGCTGGCGATCGCACCGCTGTGCCGCCGCTGGCTGACCATTCTGCCGCTCGGCGGTGAAACAGCCCGCGCGGTTGGCGTGGCGCTCACGCCGTCGCGCGTCGGGCTGCTGTTGCTGGCGTCCTGTCTGACCGCCGCCGCGACCATGACCATCGGTCCGCTGAGTTTTGTCGGCCTGATGGCGCCGCATATTGCGCGCATGATGGGCTTCCGCCGTACAATGCCGCATATGGTGATGTCTGCCTTAACGGGGGGATTACTGCTGGTGTTTGCGGACTGGTGCGGCAGGATGATCATGTTCCCGTACCAGATCCCGGCGGGGCTGCTGTCGACCTTTATCGGTGCGCCGTACTTTATTTATTTGCTGAGGAAGCAGAGCCGGTGA
- the hemL gene encoding glutamate-1-semialdehyde 2,1-aminomutase, producing the protein MSKSQDLYSAARKLIPGGVNSPVRAFTGVGGTPLFIERADGAYLYDADGKAYVDYVGSWGPMVLGHNHPAIRNAVIEAAERGLSFGAPTEMEVKMAALVTELVPTMDMVRMVNSGTEATMSAIRLARGFTGRDKIIKFEGCYHGHADCLLVKAGSGALTLGQPNSPGVPADFAKHTLTCTYNDLASVRQAFEEFPQEIACIIVEPVAGNMNCIPPQPDFLPGLRALCDEFGALLIIDEVMTGFRVALAGAQAYYDVVPDLTCLGKIIGGGMPVGAFGGRREVMDALAPTGPVYQAGTLSGNPIAMAAGYACLTEVAQPGIHETLTDLTTRLANGLLDAAQEAGVPLVVNHVGGMFGIFFTDAAEVTCYQDVLKCDVERFKRFFHLMLDEGVYLAPSAFEAGFMSVAHSEEDINKTIDAARKVFAQL; encoded by the coding sequence ATGAGTAAGTCTCAAGACCTCTATAGCGCCGCACGTAAACTCATCCCCGGCGGCGTGAACTCGCCGGTACGCGCGTTTACCGGCGTCGGCGGTACGCCGCTGTTTATTGAGCGTGCGGATGGTGCTTACCTGTACGACGCCGACGGCAAAGCCTATGTGGATTATGTCGGCTCCTGGGGACCGATGGTGCTGGGGCATAACCACCCGGCGATCCGTAACGCGGTTATCGAAGCGGCGGAGCGCGGCCTGAGCTTTGGCGCACCGACCGAAATGGAAGTAAAAATGGCGGCGCTGGTAACTGAACTGGTGCCGACCATGGACATGGTGCGGATGGTGAACTCCGGTACCGAAGCCACCATGAGCGCCATCCGCCTGGCGCGCGGCTTCACCGGTCGTGACAAAATCATCAAATTCGAAGGCTGCTACCACGGTCACGCTGACTGCCTGCTGGTAAAAGCCGGCTCCGGCGCGCTGACCCTCGGCCAGCCGAATTCACCGGGCGTACCGGCGGATTTTGCGAAGCATACCCTGACCTGCACCTATAACGATCTGGCGTCTGTGCGTCAGGCGTTCGAGGAGTTCCCGCAGGAGATCGCCTGCATTATCGTGGAGCCTGTCGCGGGCAACATGAACTGCATTCCGCCGCAGCCGGACTTCCTGCCGGGCCTGCGCGCGCTGTGCGATGAGTTTGGCGCGCTGCTGATCATCGACGAAGTGATGACCGGGTTCCGCGTGGCGCTGGCGGGCGCGCAGGCTTACTACGATGTGGTGCCGGATCTGACCTGCCTCGGCAAAATCATCGGCGGCGGCATGCCGGTGGGCGCCTTTGGCGGGCGTCGTGAGGTGATGGATGCGCTGGCCCCGACCGGCCCGGTGTATCAGGCGGGTACGCTGTCCGGCAACCCGATTGCCATGGCGGCAGGCTACGCCTGTTTAACGGAAGTCGCCCAGCCTGGTATCCACGAAACCCTGACCGATCTGACCACCCGCCTGGCGAATGGTCTGCTGGACGCGGCGCAGGAAGCAGGCGTACCGCTGGTGGTGAATCACGTCGGCGGCATGTTCGGGATCTTCTTCACCGATGCCGCCGAAGTGACCTGCTATCAGGATGTGCTGAAGTGCGACGTGGAGCGCTTTAAGCGTTTCTTCCATCTGATGCTGGACGAAGGCGTTTACCTGGCGCCGTCAGCGTTCGAAGCGGGCTTTATGTCGGTGGCGCACAGCGAAGAAGATATCAATAAGACGATTGATGCGGCGCGTAAGGTGTTTGCACAGCTTTAG
- the clcA gene encoding H(+)/Cl(-) exchange transporter ClcA, producing the protein MKAENSSFRTQQLVRLRRGDLIRRLLQRDKTPLAILLMAALVGTLAGLVGVAFEKAVNGVSNLRIGTLAQVADRAWLVWPLAFVLSALLAMVGYFLVRRFAPEAGGSGIPEIEGALEELRPVRWWRVLPVKFIGGMGTLGAGMVLGREGPTVQLGGNVGRMVLDIFRMRSAEARHTLLATGAAAGLSAAFNAPLAGILFILEEMRPQFRYNLISIKAVFTGVIMSSIVFRIFNGEGAVIEVGKLANAPVNTLWLYLVLGMVFGCVGPLFNTLVLRTQDMFARLHGGNIKKWVLIGGIIGGLCGVLGLIVPEISGGGFMLIPIAAAGNYAVGMLLFIFVARVITTLLCFSSGAPGGIFAPMLALGTLLGTAFGMACAGLFPAYHLEAGTFAIAGMGALLAASVRAPLTGIVLVLEMTDNYQLILPMIITCLGATLLAQFLGGKPLYSTILARTLARQEADLEAKTHAQAFRENT; encoded by the coding sequence ATGAAAGCAGAAAATTCTTCCTTCCGCACACAGCAACTGGTGCGTTTGCGGCGCGGCGATCTGATCCGCCGTCTGTTGCAGCGCGACAAAACGCCGCTGGCGATACTGCTGATGGCGGCGCTGGTCGGCACCCTGGCGGGACTGGTGGGCGTGGCGTTCGAGAAAGCGGTGAACGGCGTGTCAAACCTGCGCATCGGCACGCTGGCGCAGGTGGCGGATCGCGCCTGGCTGGTATGGCCGCTGGCCTTTGTGCTGTCGGCACTGCTGGCGATGGTCGGCTATTTTCTGGTGCGACGCTTCGCGCCGGAGGCGGGCGGCTCGGGTATTCCGGAAATCGAGGGCGCGCTGGAGGAGCTTCGCCCGGTGCGCTGGTGGCGCGTATTACCGGTTAAATTCATCGGCGGTATGGGTACGCTGGGCGCGGGTATGGTGCTGGGGCGCGAAGGGCCGACGGTACAGCTTGGCGGCAACGTCGGGCGCATGGTGCTGGATATTTTCCGCATGCGCAGCGCCGAAGCCCGCCACACGCTGCTGGCTACCGGTGCGGCGGCGGGGCTGTCGGCAGCGTTTAACGCGCCGCTGGCAGGCATTTTGTTTATCCTCGAAGAGATGCGCCCGCAGTTTCGCTATAACCTGATTTCCATAAAAGCCGTGTTTACCGGCGTGATCATGTCGAGCATTGTGTTTCGCATTTTTAACGGCGAAGGGGCGGTGATCGAAGTGGGCAAGCTGGCGAATGCGCCGGTGAATACGCTGTGGCTGTATCTGGTGCTCGGCATGGTCTTCGGCTGCGTCGGGCCGCTGTTTAATACGCTGGTGCTGCGCACGCAGGATATGTTCGCCCGTCTGCACGGCGGCAATATTAAAAAATGGGTGTTGATCGGCGGGATTATCGGCGGGCTGTGCGGTGTGCTGGGGCTGATTGTTCCGGAAATTTCCGGGGGCGGCTTTATGCTGATCCCTATTGCCGCCGCCGGAAATTACGCGGTGGGCATGCTGCTGTTCATCTTTGTTGCCAGGGTGATCACCACCTTATTGTGCTTTTCATCCGGCGCGCCGGGCGGGATATTCGCGCCTATGCTGGCGCTGGGAACGCTGTTAGGCACGGCGTTTGGTATGGCCTGCGCCGGGCTGTTTCCGGCTTATCATCTGGAGGCGGGCACCTTCGCTATTGCCGGGATGGGCGCGCTGCTGGCGGCTTCCGTGCGTGCGCCGCTCACCGGCATCGTGCTGGTTCTGGAGATGACTGATAATTATCAGCTCATTTTGCCAATGATTATTACCTGTCTTGGCGCAACACTACTGGCACAATTTTTAGGCGGCAAACCGTTATACTCGACCATCCTTGCCCGTACGCTGGCGCGTCAGGAAGCTGACCTTGAGGCTAAGACCCACGCGCAGGCATTCAGGGAGAATACTTGA
- the erpA gene encoding iron-sulfur cluster insertion protein ErpA translates to MSDEVALPLQFTEAAAIKVKDLIADEDNPNLKLRVYITGGGCSGFQYGFTFDDQVNDGDMTIEKSGVALVVDPMSLQYLVGGAVDYTEGLEGSRFVVTNPNAKSTCGCGSSFSI, encoded by the coding sequence ATGAGTGATGAAGTAGCCCTGCCGCTGCAGTTTACCGAAGCCGCAGCCATTAAAGTAAAAGATCTGATCGCAGACGAAGACAACCCGAACCTGAAGCTGCGCGTCTACATTACCGGCGGCGGTTGCAGCGGCTTCCAGTACGGTTTCACCTTTGACGATCAGGTTAACGATGGCGACATGACCATTGAAAAATCCGGCGTCGCGCTGGTGGTGGATCCGATGAGCCTGCAATATCTGGTGGGCGGCGCGGTGGATTATACCGAAGGTCTGGAAGGATCGCGCTTTGTCGTGACCAACCCGAACGCCAAAAGCACCTGCGGTTGCGGATCGTCCTTCAGCATTTAA
- a CDS encoding TRIC cation channel family protein, whose product MLVYWLDIIGTAVFAISGVLLAGKLRMDPFGVLVLGVVTAVGGGTIRDMALDHGPVFWVKDPTDLVIAMVTCLLTILLVRQPRRLPKWVLPVFDAVGLAVFVGIGVNKAFLAGTGPLVAICMGVVTGVGGGIIRDMLAREIPMILRTEIYATACIIGGIVHATAFYTFGVPLETASMIGMVVTLAIRLAAIRWHLKLPTFALDDNPR is encoded by the coding sequence ATGCTTGTCTACTGGCTGGATATTATCGGCACCGCCGTTTTCGCCATCTCCGGCGTACTGCTTGCCGGCAAACTGCGTATGGATCCCTTTGGCGTGCTGGTGCTGGGGGTGGTGACCGCCGTCGGCGGCGGCACCATCCGCGATATGGCGCTGGATCACGGCCCGGTGTTCTGGGTAAAAGATCCCACCGATCTGGTGATCGCTATGGTCACCTGCCTGTTAACCATTCTGCTGGTGCGCCAGCCGCGCCGCCTGCCGAAATGGGTATTGCCGGTGTTCGATGCCGTGGGGTTAGCGGTCTTCGTGGGGATTGGCGTGAATAAGGCGTTTCTGGCCGGAACCGGGCCGCTGGTGGCGATTTGTATGGGCGTGGTCACCGGCGTGGGCGGCGGTATTATCCGCGATATGCTGGCGCGGGAAATCCCAATGATCCTGCGCACCGAAATCTATGCCACAGCCTGTATTATCGGCGGCATCGTGCATGCGACGGCGTTTTATACTTTCGGCGTACCGCTGGAAACGGCGAGTATGATCGGGATGGTGGTGACGCTCGCCATTCGTCTGGCGGCGATCCGCTGGCATCTGAAACTGCCGACCTTTGCGCTGGATGATAATCCGCGATAA
- the btuF gene encoding vitamin B12 ABC transporter substrate-binding protein BtuF yields MAKGSFRALAALLLLTPAWLYAAPRVISLSPANTELAFAAGITPAGVSSHSDYPPAASKIEQVASWQGINLERIVALKPDVVLAWRGGNAERQVNQLTRFGIRVLWVDAESIEQVAQSLERLAEYSPQPEQAHASAQAMLTDYAALKAQYAGTPKKRVFMQFSTHPLFTSGSGTIQHQVVTLCGGENIFASARVPWPQVSREQVLARDPQAIVVTGGVDAIPKVQAFWNNHLKSEVIALNSDWFERASPRIILAAKQLCTALAQVK; encoded by the coding sequence GTGGCTAAGGGTTCCTTCAGGGCGCTTGCCGCCCTGCTTCTGCTGACGCCAGCGTGGCTTTATGCCGCGCCGCGCGTGATTTCCCTCTCACCGGCCAATACTGAACTGGCGTTTGCCGCCGGGATCACGCCGGCGGGCGTCAGCAGCCATTCCGATTACCCGCCCGCGGCCAGTAAAATTGAGCAGGTCGCCAGCTGGCAGGGCATTAACCTTGAGCGCATCGTGGCGCTTAAGCCCGACGTGGTGCTGGCCTGGCGCGGCGGCAACGCGGAACGTCAGGTTAACCAGCTCACCCGCTTTGGTATTCGCGTGCTGTGGGTTGACGCCGAAAGCATCGAGCAGGTGGCGCAATCGCTGGAGCGCCTCGCCGAATACAGCCCGCAACCCGAACAGGCGCACGCCAGTGCTCAGGCGATGCTCACCGATTATGCCGCCTTAAAAGCGCAGTACGCCGGTACGCCGAAGAAACGCGTCTTTATGCAGTTCAGCACTCACCCGCTGTTTACCAGCGGCAGCGGAACCATCCAGCACCAGGTGGTGACGCTGTGCGGCGGTGAAAATATCTTTGCTTCCGCCCGTGTTCCCTGGCCGCAGGTGAGCCGTGAACAGGTGCTGGCCCGCGATCCGCAGGCCATTGTGGTCACCGGCGGAGTGGACGCCATTCCGAAAGTGCAGGCATTCTGGAATAATCATCTCAAAAGTGAGGTGATAGCCCTCAATAGTGACTGGTTTGAACGTGCATCCCCGCGTATTATCCTCGCCGCAAAACAACTCTGTACCGCTCTCGCACAGGTAAAATAA